The Sporocytophaga myxococcoides genome contains a region encoding:
- a CDS encoding c-type cytochrome — translation MITLISAFAIMVSLFAFYSIKEKKQSEQFVCGVVDERPICGNAIRQMKISLIINKTGQRLFQDSCRACHSIHDVVVGPALKDVVKRRPKKWLYKFINNSSAVIKSGDPYAVELFNKFGKAEMKNFNFTKAEIDSILDYIKVESDY, via the coding sequence ATGATAACCCTAATTTCAGCTTTTGCAATTATGGTATCTTTATTTGCCTTTTATTCTATAAAAGAAAAGAAGCAGTCTGAACAGTTTGTATGTGGAGTAGTAGATGAGCGGCCTATATGCGGGAATGCAATAAGGCAGATGAAGATTTCTTTGATTATAAATAAAACTGGACAGCGATTATTTCAAGATAGTTGCAGGGCTTGTCATAGTATTCATGACGTTGTTGTAGGACCGGCATTAAAAGATGTAGTAAAGCGAAGACCTAAAAAGTGGCTTTATAAATTTATCAATAACTCAAGTGCTGTTATAAAATCCGGAGATCCATATGCTGTTGAGTTATTCAATAAATTTGGTAAAGCTGAAATGAAAAACTTTAATTTCACAAAGGCTGAGATAGATTCAATTCTGGATTATATTAAAGTTGAGTCTGATTATTAA